From one Drosophila subpulchrella strain 33 F10 #4 breed RU33 chromosome 3L, RU_Dsub_v1.1 Primary Assembly, whole genome shotgun sequence genomic stretch:
- the LOC119552980 gene encoding uncharacterized protein LOC119552980, whose product MAVAKKEKPNVKKKISEKGKQQKTKAAPAPPPPIVKQRTVVTPWRDTLEFQTTYDWLFGKTSTPANRRQALSKIRIWSLRRANLCPAAVMATSVLVQAQLEDQEGNAKIQNTYASAFTRFYNFMSSIIQGHNMTSMYETARELGLQSFIVDLRHLCAHGQELPPVEVLRNTSEHCLEWLRTYYWLPHKETMSNLHAGKLKRKDKLKFEKAVSNLLEIYDLTLECHFKGAEKLKAISKLKSSAEFNKIRVYSSSKKAKSSKEILDAIVHDLSALVKKESSSMKDLLDIYTGCLLKMEYFLGVGLQVDDNEDTLIAATQGLFRLLAMQGYIEKVFVALVQLTENENEAEQRRLGASYWASKMVETFGMLFRMKRMYKEELDLNDKLKPVDFSSLNTDKLSKTMRSLLVHSNVDPSYTLIFGDNPKKSRSLVFEREFIMQRVGPFSKYSAPILKGLLPLADPPFSKSQVADLSKLCDIRLHKFEQLEPMEEDGYSEECYNLEYLEKLLAKAAQSKGNTLSNAVSSDLGIWKVEKDYDWSKCALGVLPWAN is encoded by the exons AAAGGGAAAACAGCAGAAAACTAAAGCAGCTCCAGCGCCACCCCCGCCAATAGTAAAACAAAGAACTGTGGTCACCCCTTGGCGAGACAC GCTGGAATTCCAAACGACGTATGACTGGCTTTTTGGCAAAACCTCCACGCCGGCCAACCGGCGTCAGGCACTCAGTAAAATCCGCATTTGGAGCCTGCGAAGGGCGAATCTCTGTCCGGCGGCGGTTATGGCCACTTCGGTGCTCGTCCAGGCTCAACTGGAGGACCAGGAGGGCAACGCCAAAATACAGAACACCTACGCCAGTGCCTTCACGCGATTCTACAACTTCATGTCCTCCATCATCCAGGGCCACAACATGACCAGCATGTACGAAACGGCCAGGGAACTGGGACTCCAGTCGTTCATCGTGGATCTGCGGCACCTGTGCGCCCACGGACAGGAGCTGCCACCTGTGGAGGTGCTAAGGAACACCTCGGAGCATTGTCTGGAGTGGCTGCGCACCTACTACTGGCTGCCCCACAAGGAAACCATGTCCAATTTGCATGCCGGCAAGTTGAAGCGCAAGGACAAGCTCAAGTTCGAAAAGGCTGTAAGCAATCTTCTGGAGATCTACGATCTGACCCTGGAGTGTCATTTCAAAGGCGCCGAGAAACTAAAGGCCATCAGCAAACTGAAGTCCAGTGCAGAATTCAACAAGATTCGGGTATACTCCTCTAGCAAGAAGGCCAAATCATCAAAGGAGATACTCGATGCGATAGTACATGATCTCAGTGCGCTGGTTAAAAAGGAGTCTTCCTCCATGAAGGATCTGTTGGATATTTACACGGGTTGCCTGCTTAAAATGGAATACTTCCTAGGCGTTGGCCTGCAAGTCGATGACAACGAGGATACCCTAATAGCAGCCACTCAGGGACTCTTTAGACTACTTGCCATGCAGGGATACATCGAAAAGGTATTTGTGGCGTTAGTTCAGCTGACTGAAAACGAAAACGAGGCGGAGCAAAGACGACTGGGAGCCAGCTATTGGGCCTCGAAGATGGTTGAAACCTTTGGAATGCTCTTCCGCATGAAGCGCATGTACAAAGAGGAACTAGATTTG AACGATAAACTAAAACCAGTGGATTTTTCATCGCTTAACACGGATAAGCTATCGAAAACCATGCGTAGTCTGCTTGTGCATTCGAATGTGGATCCCTCTTATACCCTTATTTTCGGAGACAATCCCAAAAAGTCGAGGTCTTTGGTGTTTGAGCGGGAGTTTATTATGCAACGGGTTGGCCCTTTTAGCAAATATTCAGCGCCGATTCTAAAAGG ACTACTGCCGCTTGCCGATCCTCCGTTTAGCAAGTCGCAAGTGGCGGATTTAAGCAAACTATGCGATATTAGATTGCATAAATTCGAACAGCTAGAGCCCATGGAGGAAGACGGTTATTCGGAGGAGTGTTATAACCTAGAATATTTGGAAAAGCTTTTAGCAAAGGCAGCTCAAAGCAAAGGCAATACCCTTAGCAACGCTGTATCCTCAGACTTGGGCATTTGGAAAGTTGAAAAAG ACTACGATTGGTCCAAATGTGCCTTGGGGGTATTACCTTGGGCTAACTAA
- the LOC119552985 gene encoding immediate early response 3-interacting protein 1 yields the protein MFTLWTLIESSLLCLNAICILHEERFLAKFGWGRQAGQQDFGAPTAKDQVLNLIRSIRTVAKIPLIFLNVIAIIFKLLLG from the exons ATGTTTACTTTGTGGACGCTGATTGAATCCTCGCTGCTGTGCTTGAATGCAATCTGCATTCTGCACGAAGAGCGTTTCCTGGCCAAGT TTGGCTGGGGACGACAGGCTGGTCAGCAGGACTTTGGAGCGCCCACGGCCAAGGACCAGGTGCTCAACCTCATCCGTTCTATACGCACAGTAGCCAAAA TTCCCCTGATATTCCTTAACGTAATTGCGAttatatttaagttattaCTTGGTTGA
- the LOC119552984 gene encoding biogenesis of lysosome-related organelles complex 1 subunit 2 has product MDKPTSSAAAAAAAQDPNLLLDSPQHGPTLSSASSFEALTRHDPNLSRLATKMFNKTEEYITHELNAPLEDYKLLEEMNKATIAKYKDMRQIAENLNTSTSELSLKFQQLAPMMQQIDEISDTVDKLEAAAYKLDAYSIALENRVKCVLQRKSGGGQLNQ; this is encoded by the coding sequence ATGGATAAGCCCACATCCagcgctgctgctgccgccgcgGCACAGGATCCCAATCTTCTCCTGGACTCCCCACAACACGGACCAACTTTGTCCAGTGCCTCCAGTTTCGAGGCTCTGACGCGACACGACCCAAATCTCAGTCGACTGGCAACGAAAATGTTCAACAAAACGGAGGAGTATATCACCCACGAACTCAACGCTCCTCTGGAGGATTACAAGCTGCTGGAGGAGATGAACAAGGCCACGATTGCCAAGTACAAGGATATGCGACAGATTGCGGAGAATCTGAACACCTCGACCAGTGAATTGAGCCTCAAGTTCCAGCAGTTGGCTCCGATGATGCAGCAGATCGATGAGATCTCCGATACGGTGGATAAATTGGAGGCGGCGGCCTATAAACTGGATGCCTATAGCATAGCCCTAGAAAATCGCGTAAAGTGCGTCCTCCAAAGGAAATCCGGAGGTGGTCAGCTGAACCAATAA
- the LOC119552983 gene encoding uncharacterized protein YER152C: protein MSKTNQDRKLKHLFDGGDWNVYNPNILNLGVGAPGTDLLNSNCDNFRKATDHCLNREKLVNQSLIFQYGPTSGTFEVRREISTYFTEMFESPVNCEDLMITTGATQGLHLLLSTLIDFQGFVFVDEFSYMIALDSIKHFSSLTIVPVKLNDDGVDLKDLEEQVSKHRFSSEKKQFWGMYYTIPTYHNPTGILFSPEVCRGIVQLARKFDFLVVCDDVYNILHYGEKPTNCRLMSYDDRNDADFAGHVISNGSFSKILGPGVRVGWLDVPPRLKPILDGSGFANSGGCFNNYTSGIVGSLFELKLAQKQIAVFYEAYKERMLATTQVLRDELPEGCKLVSPTGGYFIWVRIPDHLDSREFLKYCLESQRIYFIAGTRFSVDGQSGKQFFRLSIAFYPKEKLVDGAKRLCQALKDYIATQKIPHDVS from the exons ATGTCGAAAACCAATCAAGATCGCAAGCTAAAGCACCTTTTCGATGGTGGCGACTGGAATGTCTACAACCCAAATATCCTGAATCTCGGAGTTGGTGCCCCGGGAACGGATCTTCTTAACTCCAACTGTGATAACTTCAGGAAGGCCACGGATCATTGTTTG AATCGTGAAAAGCTGGTAAATCAGTCGCTGATTTTCCAGTATGGACCCACAAGTGGTACGTTTGAGGTGCGCCGTGAGATCTCCACCTATTTCACAGAAATGTTTGAGAGTCCCGTGAACTG TGAGGATTTGATGATCACCACAGGAGCTACTCAGGGCCTTCACCTACTTCTATCCACGTTGATAGACTTCCAGGGTTTCGTGTTCGTGGATGAGTTCTCCTATATGATTGCCCTGGATAGTATAAAACACTTTTCCAGCCTTACAATAGTTCCTGTAAAGCTAAACGATGATGGCGTGGACCTAAAAGATCTTGAGGAGCAGGTTTCCAAACATCGTTTCAGTTCGGAGAAGAAGCAGTTCTGGGGAATGTACTATACTATACCTACCTATCATAATCCCACGGGCATTCTATTCTCGCCAG aggTCTGTCGTGGAATTGTGCAACTGGCCCGCAAATTCGATTTTCTGGTGGTCTGCGATGATGTATATAATATCCTTCACTATGGCGAGAAGCCCACCAACTGCCGTTTGATGTCCTATGATGATAGAAATGATGCAGACTTTGCAGGTCACGTTATTTCTAATGGAAGTTTCTCAAAGATTCTGGGTCCTGGAGTTCGCGTGGGTTGGCTGGATGTCCCACCGCGTCTTAAACCAATCCTGGATGGAAGTGGATTTGCTAACAGCGGTGGGTGCTTTAATAACTACACATCTGGAATTGTGGGGAGTCTTTTCGAGCTAAAGCTCGCTCAAAAGCAAATAGCTGTTTTCTATGAGGCCTACAAGGAGCGAATGCTGGCCACCACGCAGGTTCTTCGAGATGAGCTGCCCGAGGGCTGCAAGTTGGTCAGTCCCACTGGGGGTTACTTCATCTGGGTGCGAATCCCTGATCACTTAGACTCCCGAGAGTTCCTGAAGTACTGCCTGGAAAGTCAGAGGATTTACTTTATAGCGGGAACACGCTTTTCTGTGGATGGTCAAAGTGGTAAGCAGTTCTTTCGGCTGTCCATCGCCTTCTATCCTAAGGAAAAACTGGTGGACGGAGCCAAGAGACTTTGCCAGGCACTTAAGGATTATATAGCCACTCAAAAGATCCCCCACGACGTATCTTAA
- the LOC119552981 gene encoding proton-coupled amino acid transporter-like protein CG1139, with the protein MTKNGHSNAAYVSDHADKLELAEKGQKNKAIVAKDPDYNPYHHREVEHPTTNSETLFHLLKGSLGTGILAMPNAFRNSGYITGSIGTIVIGFICTFCIHQLVKAQYELCRRKKMPSMNYPMVAETAMGEGPKFFRVFAPYIGTVVNTFLLIYQLGTCCVYVVFVASNIKAIVDAVADTNIDVRLCMIIILLPLILINWVRNLKYLAPFSTLANAITMVSFGIICYYIFREPVTTEGKDAFGKPSNFPLFFGTVLFALEAIGVILPLENEMKTPQKFGGSCGVLNVSMVLIVFLYVGMGLFGYLNYGSAVLGSITLNMPEHEVLSMCVKGMLAFAIYITHGLACYVAIDITWNDYVAKRLGAQRNALFWEYAVRTVLVLITFLLAVAIPNLELFISLFGALCLSALGLAFPALIQICTHWYQTKGIRKAWLVSSNFVLIIVGILGLVIGTYTSLKEIVLTFSE; encoded by the exons ATGACGAAGAATGGACACAGCAATGCGGCTTATGTCAGTGATCATGCGGACAAATTGGAGCTGGCCGAGAAGGGTCAGAAGAACAAGGCCATCGTGGCCAAGGATCCCGACTACAACCCCTACCATCATCGCGAAGTAGAGCATCCCACCAC GAACTCTGAGACTTTGTTTCATTTGCTAAAGGGTTCGCTGGGAACTGGTATTCTGGCCATGCCGAATGCCTTCCGTAACTCCGGCTATATCACGGGATCCATTGGCACCATTGTTATTGGGTTTATTTGCACCTTCTGTATCCATCAGCTGGTCAAGGCCCAATATGAACTGTGCCGCAGAAAGAAG ATGCCCAGCATGAACTATCCCATGGTGGCGGAGACAGCTATGGGTGAGGGACCTAAATTCTTCCGGGTCTTTGCTCCTTACATTGGCACAGTGGTAAATACTTTCCTGCTGATCTACCAACTGGGCACCTGTTGCGTATACGTGGTTTTTGTGGCCTCCAACATCAAGGCCATTGTGGATGCAGTGGCGGATACCAATATCGATGTGCGACTCTGCATGATCATTATCCTGCTGCCTTTGATCCTGATCAACTGGGTGCGCAACCTGAAGTACCTGGCTCCGTTCTCCACGTTGGCCAACGCTATCACCATGGTATCCTTCGGCATTATCTGCTACTATATCTTCCGGGAGCCCGTGACCACGGAGGGCAAGGACGCCTTCGGAAAGCCCTCGAATTTCCCGCTCTTCTTTGGCACTGTCTTGTTTGCCTTGGAGGCCATTGGTGTAATTCTGCCTTTGGAGAACGAGATGAAGACCCCGCAGAAGTTCGGGGGCAGCTGTGGTGTCCTCAACGTATCCATGGTGCTCATTGTCTTTCTCTACGTGGGCATGGGTCTTTTTGGATATCTCAACTACGGATCCGCAGTGCTGGGTTCCATTACCCTGAATATGCCAGAGCACGAAGT CCTCTCCATGTGCGTCAAGGGCATGCTGGCTTTTGCCATCTATATAACCCACGGACTGGCGTGCTATGTTGCCATCGATATCACCTGGAACGACTATGTGGCCAAGCGTCTGGGCGCCCAGCGTAATGCCCTGTTTTGGGAGTATGCAGTGCGAACTGTCCTGGTCCTAATCACCT TCCTCTTGGCTGTGGCCATTCCCAACCTGGAGCTGTTCATCTCCCTGTTTGGAGCtctgtgtctgtctgcctTGGGTCTAGCCTTCCCGGCACTCATCCAGATCTGCACGCATTGGTACCAGACCAAGGGAATCAGGAAGGCCTGGCTAGTCTCAA GCAACTTTGTGCTCATCATTGTGGGCATTTTGGGCCTGGTAATCGGCACATATACCTCGCTCAAGGAGATCGTGCTGACCTTCTCCGAATAG